GATGAGCGCCGTCGTTCCGTTGACGAGAGCGACCTTGCCGGCGGTGGCGCTCATGGCGATCGAACCGCTCGCATCGGGCGCCGGCAGGCTCGTCGTGCCGCCGCTTCCGGCCGCTTCCTGAACCAGGTAGTAGCCGCCGGGCGGGATGGAACCCGACAGCGCGGTCACGGACCAGCTCGTCCCGGTGGCGGAGGTGTACTGAACCGACCATCCGGTGACGTTCACGGCGGAGGGGCCACGGTTGAAGATCTCGATGAAGTCGTTCTTGTAAACCGAGCCGGAGTTTCCCCCGCCGCCGTAGGCCTGGCTGATCACCAGGTCCGGAGAAGCCGCGTGCGCGGCCCGGGGCGGAAGCGCGAAGCTGAGGGTGAGGACGGAGATCGTCCCCAGCAGCAGGCGCGCGAGCGTAAGACGAGCTTCCCTGTGGTTCATGTCTCGGCCTCTCAAACCGCGCCGGATCGGGCCGGCGCATGCGGAACCCTTTGAGGTGCGGCACGAGCACGTCGGGGGCGGGCCGTAGTCGCCTGAACGTTGATGTGGGGGAAGGTCGTCGGCGCTGCGGCGCGCCGACGCTCTCGGGGAGCCTCCTTCCTCGCTGCCCGGCGTCCATGCGCACGGGCCGGGGATGGGTTCAAGGCGGCCGGACGAGTCGGGGGCATCTACCGGGGTGATCAGGGATGCCAGCTGCTGATTCTCGTCCACGGGTGGCGCCGAAGCGGTCCGGGCAGCCCTCCGCCGTTCGCTTCGCCCGCTCCAGCGACGAGCGGGTTCGCTCTGAAGTCCGACCGGGATCGAACTCCTCCCGCCTCATCGGGTCAGGGAAAGTCTAGGAGCAGGCCGGACCGGGGGACAAGACCAAACTGGTCACTGTCCGCCCGGAAAACGCTCCGCGAGTCGGCCTTCCGAGGGCGACACGTCCGGGTCTTCATCGGGCCCTGCGGCGCGACGGCCGCGGCGCCAGCCCAGGTAGGCGGGCACACCGGAGGCGATGACGAGCAGTCCGAGCAGGGACTCCCTCGGCGTGCCTGCGAGGGTCGCCCCGGCAAGCCAGAGCGTCGCACCGACGAACAGCGCGGGCAGCAGCGGGTACCCGGCCACCCGGTAGGGACGGGCCGCACGGGGTCGTGTCGCTCGCAGGCGAAAGAGCGCCAGCGCGCCGAGCAGGTGAAACAGCAGCGAGCCGAAGGTGACGTAGATGAAGAGCGACGTGTAGCCGCTGGTCAACGTCAGCGCGACGGCCCACGCGCACTGCAGCCAGAGCGCGGCCGCCGGCGTGCGGCTCTTCGCGTGGATCCGGCCGAAGACCCGCGGGAAAACCCCGTCATCCGCCATCGGCGCGTACACGCGCGAGGCATAGAGCACGGTCGCGGCCAGGCAGCCGAACGCCGAGAGTGCGACCGCGACCGTGACCAGCGTCGCGCCCGCGTCGCCCATGAGTACGCGCGCCGCCGTCTCCGCCGGACGGGCGGCGGATCCGAAGACGTCCAGCGATAGCGTGCGCAGGTAGACCAGGTTGAGCAGCACGTAAAGCGCGGTCACCGCGGCGACGCCGCCCAGGATCGCGCGCGGCAGGTCGCGCGCGGGGTCGCGCATTTCCGCGGCGGCGAAGGTCAGGGCGTACCACCCGTCGAAGGTCCACAACACGGCGACCAGGGCCATGCCGATGGCCGGCCCGAGCCCGGCGGGCATCACGAAACGGGCGGCCTGCTGCGTGACGCCAGGATGCGTGAAGGCG
Above is a genomic segment from Candidatus Eisenbacteria bacterium containing:
- a CDS encoding APC family permease — its product is MADSELRRELRARDGALLTVGAMVGTGIFLAAGDVARALPNPSLILGAWMAGGALTLTGALTYAELGAMFPRAGGLYHFVREAWGPLPAFLYGWTCLLVIMTGGIAAIGVGFGEYLGALLPAFSSSKVVLSVGDWRATGAQFAGALAIVALTLVNQAGVRHGARVQNLFTAAKVAAIALLAAVAFTHPGVTQQAARFVMPAGLGPAIGMALVAVLWTFDGWYALTFAAAEMRDPARDLPRAILGGVAAVTALYVLLNLVYLRTLSLDVFGSAARPAETAARVLMGDAGATLVTVAVALSAFGCLAATVLYASRVYAPMADDGVFPRVFGRIHAKSRTPAAALWLQCAWAVALTLTSGYTSLFIYVTFGSLLFHLLGALALFRLRATRPRAARPYRVAGYPLLPALFVGATLWLAGATLAGTPRESLLGLLVIASGVPAYLGWRRGRRAAGPDEDPDVSPSEGRLAERFPGGQ